A window of the Lactuca sativa cultivar Salinas chromosome 5, Lsat_Salinas_v11, whole genome shotgun sequence genome harbors these coding sequences:
- the LOC111887565 gene encoding 3'-5' exonuclease — MVINRRQQWWQHTTHIKNVSFYEHNIFTAITKDPDYVTAWISEITENINDHRLIIGLDTEWRASFRRGGENRVAILQLCVGHRCLIFQIIHAPYIPQSLIDFLNNPSYTFTGVGIHTDAEMLVRDYGLGRADDGTRLAANVTDVVWLAAPMNGNTINGLGLKSLAKMLLSMEPEKPKRVTLSKWGNQWLSPEQIDYACIDAFLSLEISRVLIT, encoded by the coding sequence ATGGTGATCAACAGAAGGCAACAGTGGTGGCAGCACACTACCCACATAAAGAACGTCTCCTTCTACGAACACAATATCTTCACCGCCATAACCAAAGACCCTGACTATGTCACTGCATGGATCTCTGAAATCACCGAGAATATCAACGACCACCGTCTAATAATCGGTTTAGACACAGAGTGGCGCGCTTCCTTCCGGCGAGGAGGTGAAAACCGCGTCGCCATCTTACAGTTATGCGTAGGCCATCGCTGTCTCATCTTTCAAATCATCCACGCACCATACATCCCTCAATCGCTTATCGATTTCCTGAACAACCCTAGTTACACCTTCACTGGTGTCGGCATCCATACAGATGCCGAGATGCTGGTGCGGGATTATGGGCTGGGACGTGCGGATGATGGGACGAGATTGGCAGCGAATGTGACGGACGTGGTGTGGCTGGCGGCGCCGATGAATGGTAACACGATTAATGGATTAGGGTTGAAGTCGTTGGCGAAGATGTTGCTGAGTATGGAACCCGAGAAGCCGAAGCGTGTGACGTTGAGTAAGTGGGGAAACCAATGGCTGTCGCCGGAACAAATTGATTATGCATGTATTGATGCTTTCTTGTCTTTGGAGATTAGTAGGGTTTTGATTACATGA